The window TGTAAGGAAGGGTGACTTAGAATGTTGAGTGGAAGAAGCTGGAGGCAAGAGTACATATTGTAGGCTTTTTGCTTAAGACTCAAAAACATATGAAACTAATCCTTGATGTTAGACTTCAGAATAGTGGTTCCTTGTGGGATGTGGGTGGTGGCTAGTGATTGCTGCAGGGCCCAAGTGGCTTCTGCAGTGCTGGTCATGTTCTGTTTCTTCAGCTGGATCTAGTTATACAAGTGTGTTCACTTGGCATAATTTCATTGATCTCTACGTTATACTGTGTGCGTTTTGGTATATTGTATTTTCTGTAAAAGCTTAAGTGAAGTAAGAACAAAATCTGGTGGTCTGGTAGAATCTGTGTGTATACCAGGATCTGTTGATTGTTACCCACAGAACGTGGTCAGACTGGGCATCCAAGCAATACTTTTGTTGGGAACCCTGAATGTCAGTGTCTGAAGACAGGAGAAGCAATACTTTTGTTGGGAACCCTGAATGTCAGTGTCTGAagatgtgtctttttctgttatgTCTAATTTGAAGTCTTTAAGGCTTTTTCTAAACCTCTTTTATTGATAGAAAAGATATCTTTTGGTTAGTTTGAAAGATGTCCAAGACCAGGTGGAAGCATCAGTTTCTTTTTGAGAAGTACAGTAGTAGATTTGgaatttctgtttattcattcagcataTACTGCTAAAGACTTGTACAACTGTGTCCTCATAGTGTGTGGAGCATAGCAGGAATTGGAAACATTAAGTATAAATGGAGTGAGTTAAGGAGAAAAATATGGACTGTCTTGGAGGCCTAGAATAGGGGAATGTAGCCTAGTCTTCAGAAGCAAGGAAGGACAGCCCTCAGAAAATGATATTTTACTCTGGTGAAGAACAAAGGAAAgtactagacttttttttttcttaaagaaaatacgTCATCTCAATGTGAAAAACCTTTATTCCTGTCTGTCTGACCACACTGTTATGTGATTTCAGGTGGAGAGTGTCATGAAGATGATATAAATGAATTAGTGAAGGGAGATGAAGTGGATGGCGAAGAGGAGACACAGAAAACCAAAGGGACAAAAAGAAAGGCTGAGAGCGTTCTGGCCAGGTGATGCTGCCCTCAAGGCCCTGAAGTCAGGGGCTGTTGTCACAACCATTGTGATTGATGGGGTTGATCTGATGATATATTTCTTGCTGCCAGTGTTTCTAACCTTTTTCTCATTGAGGGGAACATTTTGTGGTGTTTTGGAATTACATTCTTATTCTctggaaagctttaaaaatttttgagctttaattttttaaaaaattgatgtgtAATTAATAAGTGCACCTGacttaaaatgaaatttcagttaaaaaattttttatttggttaCACCGCTTGTGTGTGTCTTTATACACATGTCCATTTGTAAATCAAGTCTGTCTTATTCTCTAACTGATGTTTCTCTCTTCCTGGGCATTGAAACAAAAAGTAGATtgtaaaaaaagattttgaatatTGCATGAATCCCTTGGAGCCACAATAGTAGTAAGCAATTACTGTTTTAAGTCTTGAGCCCAGTGCTTTTGTCCTTGAGTTTTTCGGTATTCCATCTTTCCTCTCTTTAGACAGACAGAGGATACAAGTCTTCCCCATCCCTCACTCCCTCAGAACTCTAGGCAGAAGCAGTGTGTATAAATCTAAGGTTCTCTTCAGTCTCTGTTCTCCAAatgaaatgacttttaaaaagtaacacatAGCTGACATTTGTTTGTTCTTAGATCTCTCTTTTTGAACCAATTGATTTTGTGAGGTGATTTTGggtgttttcttattaaaaatagctGATCCTAAGTTAGAACAGTATATTTGATTCTAAGTATTTTGGGAAAATGCTTACAGTAGgaatccagttcttttttttttcttcgacAAAATCTCAGCTTTTGTCTCCCACTCGCTGTATCATGCGTGTTAATCACTAGTCCCCAATTTAAGAGTTATCTTAGGTTTGCAGCATTATGTTTGGAATTCAGGAAGGGATAACAAATTATTTTGCctgtttgtcttttcttctttgtgactGTTGGTGATTAGGAAGAGAAAACAAGGTCGCCTCTCACTAGaccaagaggaagaggaggaggatgccAACAGGGAATCTGGAGGGAATATTAGTGAGAAGGAAGATGCAGCTGCAGAGCAGGAAAAAGGCATTGAGTCAGAGGATGCCAGGAAAAAGGAGGATGAAGCATTGGCCAGCTCCGTCAGTGATGTAGAACCAAAATCAGAAGTGCCTCCGAGTACACAAACTAAAGTAAGTTTATAGGTGAATGGGATGAATGCTTCCTCAGAAATGGCAGAAGGTTCCCAGGTAGATTTTCTCAATTTACAAACTGAGGTTTGAGGCTTCAGCAAAAATCAAGCTAGCTGCCTTCTAATAGTAACACTACtaagtgaaaagcaaagcatTCCCTGTGAGGGAAAATCAATTTTCAGTGAATACTTAAAGATGAAACCCATGTTAAGACTAGCCGGAAACAATATATTTGGGTGGATCTTTCAGCTTTCACCCTAATGTAAAACTTATTACACTTCCTTTTTCATAGACAGGAGAGGAGACCGAAGAGACAAGCTCAAGTAATTTGGTCAAAGCAGAAGACCTAGAGAAAcctaaaaaaacagaagaagttAAACTCACCAAATCACCTCTTGCTGGTGAAGAAGTCAGGTAACATGACAGTCACAAGCTTCAAAActagttcttttaaaaagcatctctcgtttttagtatatattttgtttattattaatttatatattcattggCTACCCTGGGTCTTCCtgctgcacgcgggctttctctgttggggtgagcaggggctcctctcgtgtggtgtggtggcttctctgagGCAGAGCTCTGGCTCTAGAGCGCAGtcttagtagttgtggcgcaggggcttagctgctctgcagcatgtggtatcttcctagaccagggttcaaaccgcTATCACCTGCATTGCGcaaaggattcttaaccactggaccacctaaAAAGAAACATCTTTCTCAGTGGTGTTAGATACCTGTTGTTGTTCCAGCCTCTCTCAGTGTTTTGGAAGAGTTACACTTGAACTCAAGGAAAACAGTGCTTCAgtctttacaaccctgtggactgtagcccgccaggctccactgtccatgggattctccaggcaagaatactggagtgggctgccatgtcctccttcaggggatcttgctgacccaggggtcgagctCAAGTCACTTATGTTTCCCGCGTTGGCAGGGCCGGTTCTTTACTGCTGGctccaccttggaagccccaagGAAAATAGTGGCTCCTTTAATTATCAGAGTACATGAGAATGATcctttcacatatggtaatagtTTGGGGGTAGTATGAGGTGGTTGACTAAATGGAAACAAGAAAATGTAAGAGTTAAGCATTAAATACTTAATTATTGCAGTGCATTGTGACTTTGGTTATTTCTCCCTTTATAACTTCCTTTAACTTAGAAGTATAAGCCCCAATAAAACCTTTGAAGTCACGTCACAAATAAAAGTACTAGGAGAAAAGTTTGGTTCTTACACTATTTTCTCATCTCAATGTTGTTTTTTCTGTTGATTCATAGGTTTTTTTACTAGTTTAGAAAAACAGTAAAGCTTAATACTCTTGGTTGTTGTGGATGACAGCCACATGCCTAGAGTTtcctccttttcatttatttaaaattataatatgaaaataaatctgtAAGATAGGGCTAGAAGAGAACAGATGAAGTTCCTGCAAGCCcgatgggattgcaagagttggactctatttagcgactaaacagcaactcctttcccaattttgaacccatctgttgttctgtgtccatcCGATTCTAACTAtttcttcttgacccacatgCAGGTTTCTTACACAACAGGGAAGGCTGTCTGGCACGACATCAGAAGATGAGCCCCGCAGGTCCGAAGGTGTTCAACATGCTACTGGCGAAGAGCGGAGGGCTGATACTAATACCTCCAGTAAGAATGAagcggctgggccaaagtggaaaggaCACTCAGCTGttgatgtgtctggtgatgaaagtaaactccgatgctgtaaagaagaatattgcataggaacctggaatgttagatctaTGAATccaggtaaattggatgtggtgaagcaggagatggaaagaataaacatcgacatcttaggaatcagtgaactaaaatggacaggaatgggcgaattgaattcagatgaccattatatctattactgtgggcaacaatcccttagaagaaatggagtagcccttatagtcaacaaaagagtccgaaatgcaataATTGGGTGCAATCTGAAAAACGACAGGATGATttcagttcgtttccaaggcaagccattcaacctcacagtaatccaagtctatgccccaactccttatgctgaagaaggtgaagtttaccggttctatgaagacctacaacaccttctggaaataacaccaaaaatagatgtccttttcatcataggggattggaatgcaaaagtgggaagtcaagagatacctggaataacaggcaggtttggccttggaatgcaaaatgaagcagggcgaaGGCTAATAGAATTCTGTCACCACAACAggctggtcataacaaacacccttttccaacaacctaGTAGAcgtctctacacatggacatcgccagatggtcGATACcgagatcagattgattatattatttgtcgccaaagatggagaagctctgtacagtcagcaaaaacaagacctggagctgactgtggctcagatcacaagctccttattgcaaagttcaggcttaagttgaagaTAATACCAAAAACCACccggccattcaggtatgacctaagtcacataccttatgatcatacagtggGGGTGACATACAGGTTCATGAGATTAAGAGAATAGAGGGGCACAAAAATTAAACCAGATTTTGGGCGGTCTTGAATGTGGGATTCAGCAGTTTGTATTTTATACTCTGAGTAATACTGATCCATCACAAGAACTTGGGGAGGGGAGTAacaatgtttttttgtttctttgtttgaaatCATCCTTCGAGGTTGAAGCAGTGGTAGCCAGTGaagatcctttttaaaaattatttttatttttggttgccctgggtcttcattgctattcATTGTCTTTGATCTTAGCAGAGAAAGGGACTGTTCTCTAGAAGTGTTTGAGTGAAGTTTAATCATGAAGTTCAGCAGCTAGAATTTACAGAAATCCCAGTGGTTTTTTCCTGTTACTATGCCCTTTtcttagattttgtttttttattctcttgtaAACTTGGTGTTTCCTTCCTTGGTGCAGAGTGACTAATGAAGAGGATGCCACAAATGAAGACGCAAAATCTGTCTTAAagcagaatgagaaagaaaaacctgAGGCTAACGTCCCCTCAACTGCGTCCTCAGTTCCTGGTGGGTCAGGGTGAGTATTCTATTCTCAGGCCCAGGCATACTTgagatgttggagaagatgtCTTGAGTACAGTGATGCCCTTTACCTGTACCTGTCagtactctttttcttttttttccatctcccAAGCTCTTTATTGGAAAAATACTGGAGAATGTCCTCTTCCAAAAAAGTGCTTTTTTGAAACAAATACATACATGGGGTCTAGGAATCAGAAGTTCCAACACTGGACAGGAATCCTGAAGGCATCCTGAGGGTTACAGCAGTGGAGACCTAGGCCAACACTGAACCCACATTGTTAGAGAAGAATCCAGGAGTCTGCAAGAAGCCACTCTTAACAAAACACCAAAGTACttgaaaattttgaagagatttatATAATGAAGGAAGTGGTTAGATTTGAATTACTGTTAAGTACATAGAGGTGAgtgacttgcctggtggctcagacggtaaagaatctgcctgcagtgctggagacccaggttcgatccctgggtttgagaACATGTCCTagagaagggatggctacccactccagtattcttgcctggagaattccatgaatagaccatgaaatcacagagttggacacacccgAGCAACTTGACAACCAATATAAAAACACCGGAAAATCGTTTCCCCATAGGGAAAACAATGCACTGGAAAGACATAATATATGGTTTACCTATGAATAGATTTcatatttagttgctaagttgtgtccaactctttgtgacctcatggattgtagcctgctaggctcctctgtccatggagtttccaaggaagaatactggagtgggttgccatttccttctccaggagactccTTCCCTGAGAGAAGGAATTCTGCTGCTGTTCTGCCTTTCTTGAAATACTTGCCAATAGGGAGGTGCAGAATTAAATTAAGCATAGGTTTCTTGTTTGATTCTGAGAAAATTCCTGGTTCACAGTGTTGACACAGAGTGAACATACAGAAGACTTCacgtttaaaaaataagttttgaatGAGAATGTCAGTAGTTCATCCTAATTATAATAAAGATTTGGTTTTAGTACCTGCTTCCACCTGTAAGGATCTCATTGGAACAGAAAAAGGTCAAACGgacttagaaataattttattaacacACAGTCAAGAATTTATTAGTTTTTCTCCCTTCGTATTTTCCATAGTACATGAGAATTCTTTCTTTGGAGGAAGGAAAACTTAACTTTCTTCTTAACCTACATGTAAGAAGCAAAGCTGACAGTTAATTAGGAGGAGTCAGGGGTCTCTCCTAGAGAGAGGTGAACATGGGCCACTCCCATCACTGCACTGATCACCTCTGACTCCTGAGCAGAGCTCTCTCTTTGTGGTGGTTGGGGTGGAACGAGGCACCTATAGAGCTTCACTGATAGAGTCAGTTTGTTGCTTCATCCTTTCATCCCAAAGCAGtgaagttttgtgtttttacatttaaaaaaataaatggctttTCCTGTCAGGTTATGAGTTTTTTCAGCACAGGCCCTCCTTATCTTTGCACCCCTGACTCCAAGCAACACTGTACACTGGTGTTCATTGTACCAAATGGAAACCCTGAGAGAGAGGTTTGAGTGCAGGTCATTAGTGTGAGAGGTGATTCCTGGAATCCCGAGCCGGGAGGTGAGATGGTGAGGGAAGGTAGCCAGTGCCAGGTGTGTTTTCCAGCCTCTGCTGGTGGTGGCTGCTACTCTGTCCGGTTGGGAGACTTGGCAGGTGTGAGAAGGTTGGGATACTGATCCTCCAACTCCCTTGCGTACTCGCTCAGCTGCTTCAGTGGCACTCAGGCCGTGAGCTGGAGGTGTTTGCAGTGATGCTGTTCTCAGGGTGTCGAGGCAGTGAGTGCAGGGATGTGAGGAGCGGGTATGTTCACATCTGCTCCGTACTTTTTATCTGCTTCTTCATCCAAACATCTCTCTCCCACCGGAGCAGCTTGGTGGTGGAAGTCATGTAATAGTTACTCAGTTAATATTTTCCAGTAAAGTTTTCCAACTTAAGTTTTTTTGATATATATAACTTAGAGAAGACTCTTCCAAGTTTGTACTTAATGTTCTCAGTAACACTGAGCCATCAGAAGAACTTGAGTAGGAGTAGCAGATTGTTTCATTGCTTGAACTCATATTTCAAGATTAAAGCAGCCTTTCACAGTGAAAAttcatgtggttttttttttccaatttatttattttgtttttggtgcacagggtctttattgctgctttctctagttgaggactTCAGCTAGACTGTAATTGTAGTGCATGAGTTTCTCATTGCGGCAGCTTCTCTTGTGAGTGACTGATACTTTTCTCTTGTccgggagcacaggctctaggtgtgtgggctttagtagttgtggctcttgggctcaaTAGTTATGACACATGTGCTTCGTTACTCTTCGGCCTGGAATCTTCTGAACCAGGGATCCAGCTCAtgttccctacattggcaggcacattcccATCTACtctcccaccagggaagtccctgccagtGAAGATTCTCAGTGTAAGACTTGAACTACTTATTTTGTGCCACTTGTGTGGGTGACAGTACTGACTGCAGGAGTTAGAGACTTCTCAACAAGAAAATTTGGTTCTTGTCTCAAGATGcctggagggaagaagagaaaagataagAACTTTTATTCCTTGGAAATCTAATTTACAGGATTGTCTCTCATAATTCTGAATGACCTTTTTGATCACTCAGGATAACACAGTGATCATAATCTTGGACCCTCCGACATGCAGATTGACATTTAAATGGAATTCTCAGATGTTTTTATTGACTTGGGAAACCCACACATTAGGCATTCCCCTCTTTATCTGAAATTTCTGGCACCATTCATATCTTTTATTTGATGTTTTAGGAGTCAGTTTTGTTGAGaacatttctttcctgtttgaaATTGGACAAGATTCTAAATTGTGTAACTTTCTTCCACTTCTAAGTCACTGCCTGTGTAgccagtttttaaggaatttgGTTTTCATCGTTGGGTTTTTTTTAGATATGGAATAGGAGCCTTGAGAGTACTCCCAATTGTTTATGCTGGGGTTTTTCTCCTTGAAATAATGCCAGTGTGTTTCTTCCAATTACTCCACATCCCTGTTCCCACTTTGACTTAAGTGTGAGCACTAATGTGCACGTGAGGTACACTGGGAGAGCCCTTCAGTCCTCATATCAGTGACACATGAGGGCTGTGATTCAGTGGTGACTGTCAAGTGACAGAAGCAATGGAGGGGATTTTATAAAGACTTTAGACTTCCATCTgctgttgtttcatttgttaaattaatAAGGGGAAAATGTGTTTGTCCAGAAGTGTTATAGTAAACTTTAATCATAAGATTCAGCAGTCAGAATTTCCAGAAAGCCTGGTGTTTATTCTTGTTATTTGGgccctttttaaagattttatttctttttatacctCTTGTAAACTTGGTGTCTCCTTCCTTGGTGCAGCGTGACTAAGGAAGTCGGTGAAACATCTCAAGAAGCAAAATCTGTGTTCAAGCAGGATGAGAAAGATAAACCTCAAGCTAATGTCCCTTCAGCGGTGCCATCACTTCCTGCTGGGTCAGGGTGAGTAGTCTAGGCTCAGGTCCAGGTGTACCTGCCACGTTGGAGAAGTTTTCAGTACAAGGCCATCATTTACCTGTAGCTCTCATGACTTCTTTCCTGAGAGAAGGAATTCTGCTGCTGTTCTGTCTTTGGAATACTTGTCAAAATGGAAGATGCAGAGAACAATTAGCCATAggtttcttttttgattctgATAAAAGTCCTGATTCACAGTGTTGGCTGCAGAGCTCAACATGTAGTAGacttaatgtttaaaatgtagttttaaatgaaaacattagtAAATTCATCATAATCTGTAATAAAAATTTGGGTTGAGTACTTTCTTTGACCCCTAAGTATCTCATTGGAACAGAAAAAGGTTAAAGGTAACTTCCAAATAATTAACACAGTATCAACATAATTGTTTTTCTCCCTTCATATTTTCCATAGTATATGAGTTATTTTGAGCTGAATAGTAGAATTTTCTCTTTGCAGGAAGTAaacatatttttccttcttaacCTGTATCTAAGAAGTAAAGCAAACAGTTAAGTATGGGGAGTCagggagccaccagagaagtgaaTATGGACCACACCCATCACAGCCCTTATCACCCTCTGACCTCTGGGTAGAGCGCTCTTGTGTTTGAGGTGAAACAAGTCACCTATAACAGCTTCGCTGACCCTTCAGTTAGTTTGTTGCCTCATCCTCCCCCTTAACCCCCAAAACAGTATAGTGTTGTTTTGagttttttacattaaaaacaaaaaatcattgtCTTTCCTGTCAGTTTATCAGTTTTTATGGGACAGACCTTCCTCTTCATTGCCGTTCTGGCTCCAAACAACACTGTGTACACTGGTGTGCTTTGATCCAAATGCAGACCCTGAGACAGAGGTTTGAGTGCAGGGCGTTAGTGTGAGAGGTGATTCCTGGAAGCCCGAGCCGGGAGGTGAGACGGTGAGGGAAGGTAGCCAGTGCCAGGTGTGTTTTCCAGCCTCTGCTGGTGGTGGCTGCTACTCTGTCCTGTTGGGGCACTTGGCAGGGGTGAGAGGGTTGGGATACTGATCCTCCCAACTCCCTTCCTACTCACTCAGCTGCTTCCATGGCACTCAGGCCATGAGCTGGAGGTGTTTGCAGTGATGCTGTTCTCAGGGTGTCATGGCGGTGAGTGCAGGGACGTGAGGAGCGGGTATGTTCACATCTGCTCCgtaccttttttgtttttatcaacatttatttatttccctgtgttgagtcttagttgtgacacataggatctagttccccaaccagggatctgcATTGGGAGCcctgagttttaaccactggaccaccagggaagtccctgctccaTACTTTTTATCTGCTTCTCCATCCAAACATCTCTTTCCCACTGGAGCACCAGGTGGTAGAAGTCATACGGTAGTTACACAGGAACCTAAGAGAAGGAGCAGGATTTGAGTGCTTGCCACCACAGTGGAAGTGAGGTAAACCCTGAGGAAGGCGGCTGTGAGAGGAGCAGATTTCTCCATACTGACTGTTAATGCTCTAGGCCAGTACTTTTTAAGCTGTCATTTGCAGTCATCATTtaacagaaatgaaatagaatgaaACATGTTCTAACCATGGggctgccaaggaattccctattTCAACTATTAATGTGCTTGTACAGGGGAACAGCATAAACTGTATGTTTTGTGAGGACCGAGGACACTGTTGGCTGAAATAACATGCTTTTATCCTTCTAATCATTACATTGTTTGAAAAGGATTCTCTTCAGACCAGTGGCTTTCAAACTTTATTGATTGCCACTCACAATAAGAATATGTGTTATTAGTACTTCGTGTACTCGTAAATGTAGGTTTGTATGATGAACTCTATGTCCATTACTGTGTAATTATTTAGTATGTGTCATTTGAAAAAATGTTACGACCCATTGAATTGATTGCAAAATCTGTTACAACctatattttagaaatactgCTTTAGATATATACAGTATTAGCATTCTTTGGGCTTAATTGTGATTTCCAAGGCTTGTTTCTGGTATTACTAAACAGTGTCTGTTGCATTTATTGAACATGTTACTATGAAAGTTACTTCTGGATTAAGTATTGGACTGAAAGGTTGGCTTTAGGTTTCTAGCACAGATAGTTTCAATTAGCATAATTTTTACTTCTAGCTTCCttgagtgtttttaaaataatccctGTTGATGCTTAGACATTCTACTTGGAGACAGCATGTTTCAGAAAACACTATTACCATAGTTCTGAAGATAAGCAGAGGAAGAAGTGATAGCTTGGCAAGCTCACCTTGTTTAAGTCACTCATGAAAATCATCTCACTGTATTCTATATTAATGCTTTTGTTTCTTAGAGCTGATAGCTTCTCAGAAATAAGAAATCGGCTATGTTTTAGGGAAACCCAGCAGGAAAAAGGTGGCATCTTCATATTATGCTATCTTGAGAGTTTGATAACTCACAATGTAATGAAAAATCACAGGGCTAGGGAGAGGACGGTATCCCTAGTTAGTAGTAATGAGGCTCCATCACCACCCCTAGACCTGAGGGGGCACAGCAGGGAGCAGTCTGTGGCAGTGGCAATAGAGAGGGCCTCATGTTAGGAGTTGAACCTCACTTGAGTGATATACCTTCCAGGGAAAAGCCAGGGGAATAAATATCCAAATATCTtattcctccctccaccccaccttTTGCTAGAGACTCCATTGGCCACTGAGGCTCTTGAAAATTTAGTTTTCAGATATGGCTTCCAATGTGCCCCTTACATTTTCCTTCAAGAGAATTTATATccttaaaaagaattaaatatcagaGCTTTTTAAATCCCAATTTTagctcttttaatttttcttctaatccctaactttctttttcatttaaaggcctgaaaaatgtgaccttgaaaagaaaaaggattgCAACAATTAAGTATCTGACTTTTTCCTTAACCACCTAAGCTGGTTTGTATAAAATATAGTTGTTAACCTGTTTTtgttatctttttctgttttgttatctgtttgttaacaaaacaaaattgtTACTGTTACCTGTTTTGAAAGTAATTTTGGCAATTAAATCTGACATTTTTAAAGGAGAGTTTTCATTGTGAGTGTAAGGCTGACTGCCCATGACTTCATGTGCAGTGCTGTTTGATTTAAAGCAATATGCATCTGGCTTCTGATTAAAAATTAGCCAGGAGAACCAATTTTCCAGGGGTGGTCACAGAAAAAAAGTACGAAGGATCACAAAAAGTAACTGGACTCTTTTTTTAACTAATAGAAAAACTTGagctcttgttttgtttttttttaaaacttagtaaagactcttgagagacccttggactgcagtgaGATCAAAAaagttagtcctaaaggaaatcaactctgaatattcaatggTAGGACTGTTGCttaagctccaatagtttggccacctgatgcagagtgctgactcattgaaaaatactcacattgggaaagattgaaggcaaaagaagaggtcggcagaggacgagatggtgtGCTACTattaccaactcagtgaacaCAAATTTAaccaaactccaggacatagtggaGCACAAAGGAGCCTcgggagctgcagtccatggggtcacagagtctgacatgacttaacaGCCGAACAACAATTCAACATATATCTTTAACTGTATTTCCTTTATGTTCAACTTACTAGTTTATGGTAAAATTCTTGTCCAAAGATGTGATTTAATTCTGCTTTGTAGGCTGTATGTTAGCATCCAGAAGCTTTTGTATGATTATACACTGGGATTGCTGAAAGCTGATACCGTTTGTGAAATAAATGTATCATTTCAACACTGAGTCCACATGAAAAGGAACTTCATGGTTTTCTGTGACATCATAAATCATTTTCTACTCTGCTATTTTTAGCAAATTAGATTGTCCGGTTTGGTTAGTTTACCCCGTGGTCACAGTTACACACAACTGCTGTAATTCcaggcattgcagacagacattCAGTGTCTGGCAGGAAACTACCCATCCATTCTCTAATACTTTGCTTTAGTTTAGGTATAACATACACTGTAGTACACAAATCTTGAATGTGTGACTTGTGTGTATTTATACACTATACGAAATGGTAGCAGTTAGATCAAAATACAGAATGTTTCTAGCACCCCAGAGCGATGCAGAACTCAGCTAGAAGCCTCCAATATCTGATGTATCCCAAGAGAGGAGAatcttttctgtttccaaaatGTGATAACCCAAGATTGGACAGTGGGAAGAAACTCTGGGGAATGAGAGCGGGAAGGAGCCCATAAATTATTGCCAAGACAACACGGTAATAATTAACCAGGAAACTTGTAGGGTATTGGGATTTTATTGTGGCAGACTGGAGACCTTTGTCTACAGGGATTCCTCAGTTTCAGCCTATTTCTGCTTGGTGGGATTGTGTGCCCAGTCTTGGCAgattctctactttttaaaaggaagttgGAAATCTAGATTATGTGCAATCTCTCAGTTTTTAAGTGCTCGTATATTGAGTGTTCCCCATACCAACAAGCAATTCTTGGACAACAGCATGGTGTCCCCGCAATTGAACTCAATTCTGACTCCACCCAGACACAGCACCAGATTCTACCTGTTAAGGACTTAGTCCTACGAGACCAACTCCCACTCTAGAATACAGTTCCAAGTCCCGGTTGTTACCTATGCTTCTGACTGATTGGCTGTAAGTTGAGTTCTAT of the Cervus canadensis isolate Bull #8, Minnesota chromosome 18, ASM1932006v1, whole genome shotgun sequence genome contains:
- the LOC122421112 gene encoding craniofacial development protein 2, producing the protein MEEFDSKDISTSKDEDCVPLGGECHEDDINELVKGDEVDGEEETQKTKGTKRKAESVLARKRKQGRLSLDQEEEEEDANRESGGNISEKEDAAAEQEKGIESEDARKKEDEALASSVSDVEPKSEVPPSTQTKTGEETEETSSSNLVKAEDLEKPKKTEEVKLTKSPLAGEEVRFLTQQGRLSGTTSEDEPRRSEGVQHATGEERRADTNTSSKNEAAGPKWKGHSAVDVSGDESKLRCCKEEYCIGTWNVRSMNPGKLDVVKQEMERINIDILGISELKWTGMGELNSDDHYIYYCGQQSLRRNGVALIVNKRVRNAIIGCNLKNDRMISVRFQGKPFNLTVIQVYAPTPYAEEGEVYRFYEDLQHLLEITPKIDVLFIIGDWNAKVGSQEIPGITGRFGLGMQNEAGRRLIEFCHHNRLVITNTLFQQPSRRLYTWTSPDGRYRDQIDYIICRQRWRSSVQSAKTRPGADCGSDHKLLIAKFRLKLKIIPKTTRPFRVTNEEDATNEDAKSVLKQNEKEKPEANVPSTASSVPGGSGVTKEVGETSQEAKSVFKQDEKDKPQANVPSAVPSLPAGSGPEKCDLEKKKDCNN